In Saccharothrix violaceirubra, the following are encoded in one genomic region:
- a CDS encoding Trm112 family protein, protein MAVRLDDRLLEILVCPCPDRAPLTAGTPADPQADFLTCTSCGRSYPVVDDIPVLLLDEAVEPTAG, encoded by the coding sequence ATGGCCGTCCGACTCGACGACCGGCTGCTGGAGATCCTGGTGTGCCCGTGTCCCGACCGCGCGCCGCTGACGGCGGGCACGCCCGCCGATCCGCAGGCCGACTTCCTCACGTGCACGTCGTGCGGCCGGTCGTACCCGGTGGTGGACGACATCCCGGTCCTGCTGCTCGACGAGGCTGTCGAGCCGACGGCCGGGTGA
- a CDS encoding SIS domain-containing protein: MLDDSLLDDQSRLTDADHGGLLRAAARAGAQVRATTEAADELGVPRVFRERPRALVLVTRPGVAPGVAGLVSALLGPDCPVPVVVTDDVPTWVGALDVVLAHTEDPGDHVLAEAVDRAARRGARVLLTAEPDGPVAASAARHALLIPPRVPVPQGFGFARAFTAWAVVLKALRLLDVDLGLLADELDREAERAHPMHESFVNPAKTLALRVAERTPVFWGLDTVATAVAGHGAHVLATYAGVVSDVVGYPQASTRSVLHRRAVGATSGADIFADPDDEVDQPLRVVLLAVRKGRQAEYARRVAADALAGADVLEPAEEVTGDDAVCAAVLALRFELAALYLGLAAGTLGGPGRYAPAV, from the coding sequence GTGCTCGACGACAGCCTGCTGGACGACCAGTCCAGGCTCACCGACGCCGACCACGGCGGCCTGCTGCGGGCCGCCGCGCGGGCGGGCGCCCAGGTCAGGGCGACGACCGAGGCCGCTGACGAGCTGGGCGTCCCCCGCGTGTTCCGGGAGCGGCCGAGGGCGTTGGTGCTCGTCACGCGGCCCGGTGTGGCGCCGGGCGTCGCGGGTCTGGTGTCCGCGCTGCTGGGCCCGGACTGCCCGGTGCCGGTCGTGGTGACCGATGACGTGCCGACGTGGGTCGGCGCGCTCGACGTGGTGCTCGCGCACACCGAGGACCCCGGCGACCACGTGCTGGCCGAGGCCGTCGACCGGGCGGCCCGCCGGGGCGCCCGCGTCCTGCTGACCGCCGAGCCCGACGGCCCGGTGGCCGCGTCCGCCGCGCGGCACGCCCTGCTGATCCCGCCCCGCGTGCCCGTGCCGCAGGGCTTCGGCTTCGCCCGCGCGTTCACCGCGTGGGCGGTCGTGCTCAAGGCGCTGCGGCTGCTCGACGTGGACCTGGGTCTCCTGGCCGACGAACTCGACCGCGAGGCCGAACGCGCCCACCCGATGCACGAGTCGTTCGTGAACCCGGCCAAGACGCTCGCGCTGCGCGTGGCCGAGCGGACGCCGGTGTTCTGGGGCCTGGACACGGTCGCCACGGCCGTCGCCGGCCACGGCGCACATGTGCTGGCCACGTACGCGGGTGTGGTGAGCGACGTCGTGGGCTACCCCCAGGCGTCGACGCGGTCCGTGCTGCACCGCCGGGCGGTGGGCGCGACGTCCGGCGCGGACATCTTCGCCGACCCGGACGACGAGGTGGACCAGCCGTTGCGCGTGGTGCTGCTGGCCGTGCGCAAGGGGCGGCAGGCGGAGTACGCGCGCCGGGTCGCCGCGGACGCGCTGGCAGGCGCCGACGTGCTGGAACCGGCGGAAGAGGTCACGGGCGACGACGCGGTCTGCGCCGCGGTGCTCGCGCTGCGGTTCGAACTGGCCGCGCTGTACCTGGGCCTGGCCGCCGGGACGCTCGGCGGTCCCGGCCGGTACGCGCCAGCGGTCTGA
- the manA gene encoding mannose-6-phosphate isomerase, class I, with translation MELLHNAVRPYAWGSRTAIAELLGRPVPTPHPEAELWMGAHPGDPSHVVCPDGGRRSLLDVLAGDPDGQLGAACAQRWGSRLPFLLKILAAEEALSLQAHPSAEQAASGFAAEDRAGVPIDSPIRNYKDPSAKPELICALTEFHALAGFRDPHRTATLLTSLEAPDFAPYARLLAAQPDADGLRALFTTLITLPQTALDVLLPQVLDACVLHVKEHGEFDAECRTVLELGEAYPGDAGVLAALLLNRLVLRPGEAIYLPAGNLHAYLHGTGVEILANSDNVLRCGLTPKHVDVPELMRVLDFRCGDMEVLTGEESAPGLWTYRTPCPEFELSRVELESGLEVRVDHGGPQIMICTEGRATLTTVRGDRLVLGRGESVWLAAHEPAVLVHADERTRLFRATAGTD, from the coding sequence GTGGAGTTGCTGCACAACGCGGTCCGGCCGTACGCGTGGGGGTCGCGCACGGCCATCGCCGAGTTGCTGGGCAGGCCGGTGCCGACGCCGCACCCGGAGGCCGAGCTGTGGATGGGTGCCCACCCGGGCGACCCGTCCCACGTGGTCTGTCCGGACGGCGGGCGCCGGTCGTTGCTCGACGTGCTCGCGGGTGATCCGGACGGCCAGCTCGGCGCGGCGTGCGCGCAGCGGTGGGGCAGCCGGCTGCCGTTCCTGCTCAAGATCCTCGCGGCCGAGGAGGCGTTGAGCCTCCAGGCCCACCCGTCGGCCGAGCAGGCGGCGAGCGGGTTCGCGGCCGAGGACCGGGCGGGCGTGCCGATCGACTCGCCGATCCGCAACTACAAGGACCCGTCGGCCAAGCCCGAGCTGATCTGCGCGCTGACCGAGTTCCACGCCCTGGCCGGGTTCCGCGATCCGCACCGGACGGCCACGCTGCTGACCTCGCTGGAGGCGCCGGACTTCGCGCCGTACGCGCGGCTGCTCGCGGCCCAGCCGGACGCCGACGGCCTGCGTGCCCTGTTCACCACGTTGATCACGTTGCCGCAGACGGCGCTGGACGTGCTGCTGCCGCAGGTCCTGGACGCGTGCGTGCTGCACGTGAAGGAGCACGGCGAGTTCGACGCCGAGTGCCGCACGGTCCTGGAGCTGGGCGAGGCGTACCCAGGCGACGCCGGGGTGCTGGCCGCGCTGCTGCTCAACCGACTGGTGCTGCGGCCCGGCGAGGCGATCTACCTGCCCGCCGGCAACCTGCACGCGTACCTGCACGGCACGGGCGTGGAGATCCTGGCGAACTCGGACAACGTGCTGCGCTGCGGTCTCACGCCCAAGCACGTGGACGTGCCCGAGCTGATGCGCGTGCTGGACTTCCGGTGCGGCGACATGGAGGTCCTGACCGGCGAGGAGTCCGCGCCGGGCCTGTGGACCTACCGCACGCCGTGCCCCGAGTTCGAGCTGTCCCGCGTCGAACTGGAGTCCGGCCTGGAGGTCAGGGTCGACCACGGCGGTCCGCAGATCATGATCTGCACGGAGGGGCGCGCGACCCTGACGACGGTGCGCGGCGACCGCCTGGTGCTGGGTCGGGGCGAGTCGGTGTGGCTGGCCGCGCACGAACCGGCGGTGCTGGTCCACGCGGACGAGCGGACCCGCCTTTTCCGTGCGACGGCGGGTACGGATTAG
- a CDS encoding cation diffusion facilitator family transporter, whose amino-acid sequence MSAGGGTKAIIAALVANAGIALAKFVGFLVTGSSSMLAEAVHSVADTSNQALLLLGQKTSKREATRNHPFGFGRDRYFYSFVVALLLFSLGSVFALYEGIHKLEAHEPLSSPLVAVIILVVAIGLESYSFKTAIAESRELKGDATWWQFIRQSKVPELPVVLLEDAGALFGLVLALFGVGLSTLTGDPVWDAIGTICIGALLGVIAIILIVEMKSLLIGEGASPVELDTIVDELAAGKVQRVIHIRTQYIGPDELLVAAKIALNPGLPAADVAQAIDDAEQRVRNKVPAARLIYLEPDLDRSLPENKVAGKKS is encoded by the coding sequence GTGTCAGCAGGGGGCGGAACCAAGGCGATCATCGCCGCGCTGGTGGCCAACGCCGGTATCGCACTGGCGAAGTTCGTCGGCTTCCTGGTCACCGGGTCGTCGTCGATGCTCGCCGAGGCGGTCCACTCCGTGGCCGACACCTCGAACCAGGCCCTGCTGCTGCTGGGCCAGAAGACCTCGAAGCGGGAGGCGACGCGCAACCACCCGTTCGGCTTCGGCCGCGACCGGTACTTCTACTCCTTCGTCGTCGCCCTGCTGCTGTTCAGCCTGGGCTCGGTGTTCGCGCTCTACGAGGGCATACACAAGCTCGAGGCGCACGAGCCGCTGTCGTCGCCGCTGGTCGCCGTGATCATCCTGGTGGTGGCGATCGGCCTGGAGTCCTACAGCTTCAAGACCGCGATCGCCGAGTCGCGCGAGCTGAAGGGCGACGCGACCTGGTGGCAGTTCATCCGCCAGAGCAAGGTGCCCGAGCTGCCGGTGGTGCTGCTGGAGGACGCGGGCGCGCTGTTCGGCCTGGTGCTGGCCCTGTTCGGCGTGGGCTTGTCGACGCTCACCGGCGACCCGGTGTGGGACGCGATCGGCACGATCTGCATCGGCGCGCTGCTCGGCGTGATCGCGATCATCCTGATCGTGGAGATGAAGTCGCTGCTGATCGGCGAGGGCGCCTCGCCCGTCGAGCTGGACACGATCGTGGACGAGCTGGCGGCGGGCAAGGTCCAGCGCGTGATCCACATCCGCACCCAGTACATCGGGCCGGACGAGCTGCTGGTCGCGGCCAAGATCGCGCTGAACCCCGGGCTGCCGGCCGCGGACGTGGCGCAGGCCATCGACGACGCGGAGCAGCGCGTGCGCAACAAGGTGCCGGCCGCCCGGCTGATCTACCTCGAACCGGACCTCGACCGGTCGCTCCCGGAGAACAAGGTCGCCGGGAAGAAGAGCTGA
- a CDS encoding amino acid permease has translation MPGNGLWRTKSVEQSIAETDEPDTKLRKDLTAWDLTVFGVAVVIGAGIFTLTASTAGNVAGPGVSLAFVIAAIACGLAALCYAEFASTVPVAGSAYTFSYATFGEFAAWIIGWDLFLEFALAASAVSKGWSLYLQTVLKHMGLDIKTTATIAGIDVDWGSLLLVAVLTVLLAVGTKLSSRVSLVITGIKVAVVLLVIVLGVGYIKLANYSPYIPPAAEGPDAGAGLEQSLFSLVTGYSGSTYGVLGVLAAASLVFFAFIGFDVVATTAEETRNPKRAVPRGILGSLAIVTVLYVAVALVVTGMVPYTALKTQADGSRATLATAFAANGLDWAAVVISVGALAGLTTVVMVMMLGQTRVTFAMSRDGLLPRSLARTGKHGTPARITYITGVLVAIGAGFFPAGKLEEMVNVGTLFAFVLVSAGVIVLRKTRPDLPRGFRVPLVPLVPILAIIACLWLMVNLTTLTWVRFAVWMAAGVVVYFAYSRRHSLLHRKDEKV, from the coding sequence ATGCCGGGTAACGGGTTGTGGCGCACGAAATCGGTGGAGCAGTCCATCGCGGAAACCGACGAGCCGGACACGAAACTGCGCAAGGACCTGACCGCGTGGGACCTCACGGTCTTCGGCGTCGCGGTCGTGATCGGCGCGGGCATCTTCACGTTGACCGCGAGTACGGCGGGCAACGTGGCGGGTCCGGGCGTGTCGCTGGCGTTCGTCATCGCGGCGATCGCGTGCGGCCTGGCCGCCCTGTGCTACGCGGAGTTCGCGTCGACCGTGCCGGTCGCGGGCAGCGCGTACACGTTCTCCTACGCGACGTTCGGCGAGTTCGCCGCGTGGATCATCGGCTGGGACCTGTTCCTGGAGTTCGCGCTGGCCGCGTCCGCCGTGTCCAAGGGCTGGTCGCTGTACCTCCAGACCGTGCTGAAGCACATGGGCCTCGACATCAAGACGACGGCGACGATCGCCGGCATCGACGTGGACTGGGGTTCGCTGCTGCTGGTCGCGGTGCTCACCGTGCTGCTGGCCGTCGGCACCAAGCTGTCGTCGCGCGTGAGCCTGGTGATCACGGGCATCAAGGTGGCCGTGGTCCTGCTGGTGATCGTGCTCGGCGTGGGCTACATCAAGCTGGCGAACTACTCGCCTTACATCCCGCCCGCTGCCGAAGGTCCGGACGCGGGGGCCGGTCTGGAGCAGTCGCTGTTCTCGTTGGTCACCGGGTACTCGGGCAGCACGTACGGCGTGCTGGGCGTGCTCGCGGCGGCGTCGCTGGTGTTCTTCGCGTTCATCGGCTTCGACGTGGTGGCCACCACCGCCGAGGAGACGCGCAACCCCAAGCGCGCGGTGCCGCGCGGCATCCTGGGCTCGCTGGCGATCGTGACCGTGCTGTACGTGGCGGTCGCGCTGGTCGTGACCGGCATGGTGCCCTACACGGCCCTGAAGACGCAGGCGGACGGCAGCCGGGCCACGCTCGCCACGGCGTTCGCGGCCAACGGCCTGGACTGGGCCGCGGTGGTCATCTCGGTGGGCGCGCTCGCCGGCCTGACCACGGTCGTCATGGTCATGATGCTCGGCCAGACCCGGGTCACGTTCGCCATGTCGCGTGACGGTCTGCTGCCGCGCTCGCTGGCCAGGACCGGCAAGCACGGCACGCCCGCGCGCATCACCTACATCACGGGCGTGCTGGTCGCGATCGGCGCGGGCTTCTTCCCGGCGGGCAAGCTGGAGGAGATGGTGAACGTGGGCACGCTGTTCGCGTTCGTGCTCGTCTCGGCCGGCGTGATCGTGCTGCGCAAGACCCGGCCGGACCTGCCGCGCGGGTTCCGGGTGCCGCTCGTGCCGCTGGTGCCGATCCTGGCGATCATCGCGTGTCTGTGGCTGATGGTGAACCTGACCACGCTCACGTGGGTCCGGTTCGCGGTGTGGATGGCGGCGGGCGTGGTCGTGTACTTCGCCTACAGCCGACGCCACTCGCTGCTGCACCGGAAGGACGAGAAGGTCTGA